A single Candidatus Poribacteria bacterium DNA region contains:
- a CDS encoding YbaB/EbfC family nucleoid-associated protein, with the protein MKMNDLMKQAQQMQKRMLEIREELANRTVEATVGGGMVTAVVNGQQEVVSLRITPEVVDPEDTEMLEDLVVAAVNEALQQSQEMMSAEMSKLTGGIKIPGLP; encoded by the coding sequence ATGAAGATGAACGACTTGATGAAACAAGCACAGCAAATGCAAAAGCGAATGCTTGAAATTCGAGAGGAACTCGCAAACCGTACCGTTGAAGCAACCGTTGGAGGAGGAATGGTAACCGCTGTTGTCAATGGACAACAGGAGGTTGTATCACTCCGCATTACACCAGAAGTTGTTGACCCGGAAGATACAGAAATGCTCGAAGATCTTGTTGTCGCGGCAGTCAATGAAGCATTACAACAGTCGCAAGAAATGATGTCGGCAGAAATGAGCAAATTGACCGGCGGCATTAAAATTCCAGGGCTCCCGTAG
- the recR gene encoding recombination protein RecR — protein sequence MQEYPKPLAKLITELQKLPTIGQKTAQRLAFFMLKLPDSETAQIAEAIAQVKQHLSYCDICGTITDTNPCYICTNPRRDRQVICVVEESDDLWAIERTNGYKGLYHVLGGVLSPLDGTGPDELGIDTLFQRIRDATVDGEPVREVILATNWTTEGQATALYLTQHLETFEIAITRIAYGIPVGGDLEYIDEVTLAKALEGRRKA from the coding sequence ATGCAAGAATACCCGAAACCGCTGGCGAAGCTGATTACGGAACTCCAAAAGCTGCCAACGATCGGTCAGAAGACAGCGCAACGCTTAGCATTTTTCATGCTAAAGTTACCTGACTCTGAGACTGCCCAGATTGCAGAAGCCATTGCGCAGGTAAAACAACACCTATCGTACTGTGATATATGTGGCACGATTACAGACACAAATCCGTGCTATATCTGCACGAATCCACGCCGCGATCGGCAGGTGATTTGCGTCGTTGAAGAGTCTGATGACCTGTGGGCGATTGAGAGAACCAACGGTTATAAGGGGCTCTACCACGTGCTGGGTGGAGTTCTTTCACCACTGGACGGGACGGGTCCCGACGAACTCGGAATTGATACGCTCTTTCAGCGGATTCGGGACGCCACTGTAGACGGGGAACCGGTGCGGGAAGTAATCCTCGCGACAAACTGGACAACAGAGGGACAAGCAACTGCGCTCTACCTTACACAACACTTGGAAACCTTTGAAATCGCTATCACTCGAATTGCTTATGGTATTCCCGTTGGAGGCGATTTAGAGTACATTGATGAGGTAACACTCGCAAAAGCACTTGAAGGTAGACGAAAAGCTTAA
- a CDS encoding M28 family peptidase, with the protein MEKRWLVALLMSLHCGVFGIACAGPDSDNRSIGLKDSARESVSTAREANAVFDAHRAFNMLEKQCAFGPRPPGSVSHTETRDFLFTELQKYANSVALQPLQYKTKTGTTLHLNNILAEFGPPAGGEALLLAAHWDTRPFADRDPKPENQDKPILGANDGASGVAVLLEIARVLKEHPPPRRVVIVLFDGEDYGRSVEDMFIGSRFFARNLGKWKPDYGILLDMIGDKDLALPIERYSWNANRGFAEAIWRRAATLGLAPFQSRLGDAILDDHVPLIEVGIPMVNIIDFTYPYWHTIEDTVDKCSAKSLEVVATLVISIIYDGL; encoded by the coding sequence ATGGAAAAGCGATGGCTTGTCGCACTTTTAATGAGTCTGCATTGCGGTGTATTTGGTATAGCGTGCGCGGGGCCAGATTCAGACAACCGAAGTATAGGATTAAAAGACTCGGCTCGCGAGAGCGTCAGTACCGCGCGTGAAGCGAACGCTGTCTTTGATGCACATCGCGCCTTTAATATGTTGGAGAAGCAGTGTGCATTTGGACCACGGCCTCCGGGTTCGGTTTCACATACGGAAACGCGGGATTTTCTGTTTACAGAACTTCAGAAATATGCAAACAGTGTAGCCCTTCAACCCCTTCAGTATAAAACAAAAACGGGAACCACGCTTCACCTAAACAATATCTTGGCAGAGTTTGGACCGCCGGCTGGTGGTGAGGCGCTTTTACTCGCAGCACATTGGGATACCCGTCCCTTCGCTGACCGAGATCCAAAACCGGAAAATCAGGATAAACCGATCTTAGGTGCCAATGATGGTGCTTCCGGTGTCGCTGTCCTTCTTGAAATTGCGAGAGTCCTAAAGGAACACCCACCGCCACGTAGAGTCGTCATCGTTCTTTTCGACGGCGAGGACTACGGTAGATCGGTCGAGGATATGTTTATCGGCTCTCGGTTTTTCGCTCGAAATTTGGGTAAATGGAAACCGGATTATGGAATTTTGTTGGACATGATCGGGGACAAGGATTTGGCACTCCCGATTGAACGTTATTCTTGGAACGCAAATCGGGGGTTCGCGGAGGCAATCTGGCGGCGCGCAGCAACGCTCGGTTTAGCACCGTTTCAATCCCGTTTAGGTGACGCAATCTTGGACGATCATGTCCCACTCATCGAGGTGGGGATTCCAATGGTAAATATTATTGACTTCACCTATCCCTACTGGCATACAATAGAAGATACCGTCGATAAATGTAGTGCAAAAAGTCTTGAAGTCGTTGCTACACTTGTTATCAGCATCATTTACGATGGACTTTAA
- the mnmG gene encoding tRNA uridine-5-carboxymethylaminomethyl(34) synthesis enzyme MnmG, whose protein sequence is MNTYQKHYDVIVVGAGHAGCEAALAAARMGCETLIVTINLDTIAKMSCNPAIGGLAKGHLVKEIDALGGEMAKNIDKTGIQFRRLNTKKGPAVRSSRAQADKKAYQDKMKRVLEAQEQLDIKQVLVEELLVENGRCIGILSQTRTAYFGETVILTTGTFLKGIIHIGDVSYSAGRAGESSAEKLSESFLSLGFEIGRLKTGTPPRVNAQTVDFSEMEIQPGDEKPLPFSFLTERITQSQLPCYLTYTNQQTHKVIQENLHRSAMYSGRIVGIGPRYCPSIEDKVVRFAEKTEHQVFVEPEGRDTDEIYLNGISASLPEDVQVEMVHSIKGLENAEIMRFGYAVEYDFAPATQLQPTLETKQVPGLYFAGQLNGTTGYEEAAAQGLMAGINAALKVKGGNPLVLDRSQAYIAVLIDDLVTLDIREPYRMFTSRAEYRLVLREDNADLRLTEIGRQIGLVDDDRYHQLEKKAAAIETELGRLQETLLKPTPATLENLASLLETGALKQPTSLAELLRRPELHYEQITKIVPPSEPLPPAVTEQVEIQIKYDGYIQRQQRQIHQFKKLENFRIPDTFDYANVQGLKTEAREKLAKIRPASIGQASRLPGVSPADISILMIILHQQNAKQQSAVSSRQSVTRDFH, encoded by the coding sequence ATGAATACATATCAAAAACATTATGACGTTATCGTAGTCGGTGCAGGGCATGCGGGGTGTGAAGCAGCACTTGCCGCTGCTCGAATGGGGTGCGAAACGCTCATCGTCACTATCAACTTGGACACCATCGCGAAGATGTCTTGCAACCCAGCTATTGGAGGGCTCGCCAAGGGACATCTCGTTAAGGAGATAGACGCGCTCGGCGGTGAGATGGCAAAAAACATTGACAAGACTGGGATCCAATTCCGACGTTTAAATACGAAAAAAGGACCCGCGGTTCGATCAAGCCGCGCACAAGCGGATAAAAAAGCGTACCAAGATAAAATGAAAAGAGTGCTTGAAGCACAAGAACAGCTCGATATCAAACAAGTATTAGTTGAGGAACTGCTCGTCGAAAATGGGCGGTGCATCGGAATTCTGAGCCAGACACGGACCGCTTATTTCGGGGAGACTGTGATTCTGACGACTGGCACTTTCCTGAAAGGCATAATCCATATTGGAGATGTATCGTATAGCGCGGGTCGAGCAGGCGAGTCCTCTGCTGAAAAACTCTCAGAAAGTTTTTTAAGTCTTGGATTTGAAATCGGTAGGCTCAAAACTGGCACGCCTCCTCGTGTCAATGCCCAAACGGTTGATTTCAGCGAAATGGAGATCCAGCCCGGTGATGAAAAGCCCCTCCCTTTCTCATTTTTAACCGAGCGAATTACACAGTCCCAACTCCCGTGTTACCTCACTTACACGAATCAACAAACACATAAGGTAATCCAAGAGAACCTTCACCGATCCGCGATGTACAGTGGTCGTATCGTCGGCATTGGTCCCCGTTACTGTCCTTCAATCGAGGATAAGGTGGTCCGCTTCGCAGAGAAGACAGAACATCAAGTCTTCGTGGAACCTGAAGGACGGGATACAGACGAAATCTACCTCAACGGTATTTCTGCGAGCCTACCTGAAGATGTACAGGTAGAGATGGTACATAGCATCAAAGGGTTAGAGAATGCTGAGATTATGCGCTTCGGATACGCCGTAGAATATGATTTCGCACCAGCAACACAACTACAACCAACGCTTGAGACAAAACAGGTACCGGGGCTCTATTTCGCCGGACAACTCAACGGAACTACGGGCTATGAGGAAGCTGCCGCACAAGGGCTTATGGCAGGTATCAATGCGGCTCTAAAAGTAAAAGGTGGGAACCCTCTTGTCCTTGACAGATCGCAAGCCTACATAGCCGTACTTATTGACGATTTGGTTACGTTGGACATCCGCGAACCCTACCGTATGTTCACATCGCGTGCCGAATACAGGTTAGTACTGCGAGAGGACAACGCAGATCTGCGACTCACTGAAATCGGTAGGCAGATCGGACTTGTTGATGATGACAGGTATCACCAGTTGGAAAAGAAAGCAGCGGCTATCGAAACAGAATTGGGACGTTTACAGGAAACCTTGCTCAAACCGACGCCTGCGACTCTGGAGAATTTGGCGAGTCTTCTTGAGACAGGCGCGTTGAAGCAACCGACATCCTTGGCAGAACTTCTGAGACGCCCGGAACTCCATTACGAACAGATAACCAAGATCGTGCCTCCCTCTGAACCCTTACCACCAGCTGTGACGGAACAGGTAGAAATTCAGATAAAATATGACGGATATATCCAACGACAACAGCGACAGATTCATCAATTCAAGAAATTGGAAAATTTCCGAATCCCTGACACATTCGATTATGCCAACGTTCAAGGGTTAAAGACAGAAGCACGTGAGAAACTCGCAAAGATTCGGCCCGCCTCTATTGGACAAGCATCACGCTTGCCAGGTGTTTCGCCGGCGGATATCTCTATTTTGATGATTATCCTTCATCAACAGAATGCAAAACAGCAGTCAGCAGTCAGCAGTCGGCAGTCAGTAACAAGAGATTTCCATTAA
- the rsmG gene encoding 16S rRNA (guanine(527)-N(7))-methyltransferase RsmG codes for MVRYEQDLKETFNRYGFPLTDHQLAQFNLYCTELRRWNEHINLTAITDDDEIVHKHFLDSLSVLKHISLGIGDSVIDIGTGAGFPGIVLKIYVPDIRLTLIESSKKKVSFLKFMIAQLNQHQGVNAYQRVDVEIFAERAEVCAQQQKHVGAYDWVFTRYVAAIRDSAAYCIPLLKPTGKWVAYKSGDATIESEINKSSACLEALGGIVGTVLKNPKFNRNYVVIHRCTPQSSF; via the coding sequence TTGGTGAGGTACGAGCAAGACTTAAAGGAGACGTTCAATCGTTACGGATTTCCGTTAACTGACCATCAACTGGCCCAGTTCAATCTGTATTGCACTGAATTACGACGGTGGAATGAACACATTAACCTGACTGCGATCACAGATGACGATGAGATTGTTCATAAACATTTTCTTGATTCGCTCAGTGTCTTGAAACATATTTCATTGGGGATCGGTGATTCTGTGATTGATATTGGGACTGGTGCCGGATTTCCGGGAATCGTATTGAAAATCTACGTGCCTGATATCCGGTTAACGCTCATTGAATCATCAAAAAAGAAGGTAAGTTTCCTAAAATTTATGATTGCCCAATTGAATCAGCATCAAGGGGTAAACGCGTATCAAAGGGTAGACGTTGAAATATTCGCGGAGCGTGCAGAAGTTTGTGCGCAACAGCAGAAACACGTTGGCGCATACGATTGGGTTTTCACCCGGTATGTCGCAGCGATTCGAGACTCGGCGGCGTACTGTATACCTCTGTTGAAACCGACAGGAAAATGGGTGGCTTATAAGTCTGGTGATGCAACTATCGAAAGCGAGATTAACAAGAGTTCGGCGTGTCTCGAGGCACTCGGTGGAATCGTCGGAACTGTTTTGAAAAATCCAAAGTTTAATCGAAATTATGTTGTGATACACCGCTGCACCCCACAATCTTCGTTCTAA
- a CDS encoding STAS domain-containing protein encodes MNFETTIEQQNISILHVEGKILGTASDAFRKEMDEQLQTGRDKLVVDLMNVPLIDSSALGAIVVTLKSCQQSGGKLVLLKPQKAVREVLEVTKLNTVIEIYDTEEGACAAF; translated from the coding sequence ATGAATTTTGAAACAACGATTGAGCAGCAGAATATCTCCATCCTTCATGTGGAGGGAAAGATTCTTGGCACTGCATCTGACGCGTTCCGCAAAGAAATGGACGAGCAACTTCAAACCGGTCGCGATAAGTTAGTGGTTGATTTAATGAACGTTCCGTTAATCGATAGCAGCGCGTTGGGAGCAATTGTGGTCACTTTGAAGTCCTGTCAGCAATCGGGTGGAAAGTTAGTGTTACTCAAGCCTCAAAAAGCTGTTAGAGAAGTTTTGGAGGTAACAAAGCTCAACACGGTCATCGAAATTTATGATACGGAGGAAGGCGCGTGCGCTGCCTTTTAA
- a CDS encoding HAMP domain-containing protein codes for MNQTDLTEPQGKLKIHSQFKVGLRGQQVVLFLLVSLMPLFAVALTIKFLGENALKESVGENLVLLAQEKLARADNAISEKIEKIQTELPNIQAAVVYSNTANEKQSVFLSVWARLEDSIRLLETYAGYKTEVTITNAVGYVLRSNDQQLDYDTTKMFPHRVRDRDWWKRAYNNGIGYPFIEDVIYDEGRGVHFLPIALPIRTTTQGAVTQGSNNTVGVLRTFLFLPELTSLVQSLPELAETYTILTSASGKIIAASPESGYQIDNYIEMSNAAEEAIIEGKKGINGKYYDYESEGEMDAFNESRVYGWARTRRNSEARTRSSVEPWKVQQNFSNWIVFTSSPIASAYAGIVKLNRYIFYVTIGSSCIVVLIAWWAAQRIATPILKVAQAARSIGQGEFENEITVDSDNEVGVLAEEFNVMRRNLKNAVDRLTQEEKKLTAIVDNLGEGLIVVDSTGRVLYVNPVAERLLNLGNTVDYENFIAVDTANSKICWTKTLERGGTPKTDRRTVNMKILSFARREMTQHQTGFANATGAFVVEVDVNGNYQQDGDSSRVLRIIASHFSDEHNNIGGTVYVFDDITNEHEIEKMKSEFVSLVSHELRTPLTSIIGFISLILDGKTGRINQKQRESLSRAHRQSKRLAALINDLLDVSRIEAGRIEMKQERVQIDRIAKRRIEELRPQADQKAISLLFERQSNLPSMIGDADRIGQIFINLLGNAIKFTPDNGKVTVRISQSLQNGNATDGFHVEVIDTGPGIPPEDREKVFDKFRQLGSIQARKPQSGSGLGLSIAAGIVEAHGGRLWVDSGDNGRGCNFQFFVPLEKGKNG; via the coding sequence ATGAATCAAACCGACCTGACCGAACCGCAAGGTAAATTAAAAATACATTCCCAGTTTAAAGTGGGGCTACGCGGTCAGCAGGTAGTTCTGTTTTTGTTAGTTTCTTTAATGCCGTTGTTCGCTGTTGCCTTAACTATCAAATTTTTAGGCGAGAACGCTCTGAAGGAGTCTGTTGGCGAAAACCTTGTACTTCTTGCGCAAGAAAAACTCGCTCGAGCGGACAATGCTATCTCCGAAAAAATCGAAAAAATTCAAACAGAACTTCCAAACATCCAAGCAGCTGTTGTGTATTCAAACACTGCTAACGAGAAACAGAGCGTATTTCTCAGTGTATGGGCACGACTGGAGGACAGTATTCGCTTGCTTGAGACCTATGCGGGCTATAAAACTGAAGTAACCATTACAAATGCCGTCGGGTACGTCTTGCGTTCAAACGATCAACAGTTGGATTATGATACAACTAAAATGTTTCCACATCGAGTGCGAGACAGGGACTGGTGGAAAAGAGCCTATAACAACGGCATAGGTTATCCGTTTATAGAAGATGTCATCTATGATGAAGGACGGGGTGTACATTTTCTTCCGATTGCGCTGCCAATACGTACAACTACCCAAGGTGCCGTTACACAGGGAAGCAATAACACAGTCGGTGTGCTAAGAACTTTTCTGTTTTTACCTGAACTTACCAGTTTAGTTCAATCGCTACCGGAATTAGCGGAAACATATACGATTCTAACGAGTGCATCTGGCAAAATCATTGCGGCTTCACCCGAAAGCGGGTATCAAATAGATAATTACATTGAGATGAGCAATGCCGCAGAAGAGGCAATTATTGAAGGAAAAAAGGGCATTAATGGAAAGTATTATGACTATGAATCGGAAGGTGAGATGGACGCCTTCAATGAATCTCGCGTCTACGGTTGGGCGCGAACGCGGCGAAACAGCGAAGCGAGAACACGCTCAAGTGTGGAACCGTGGAAGGTTCAACAAAACTTTAGCAACTGGATAGTCTTTACTTCAAGTCCTATCGCATCAGCTTACGCCGGTATTGTCAAACTGAACAGATATATTTTTTATGTTACCATCGGGTCAAGTTGTATCGTTGTATTAATTGCTTGGTGGGCTGCCCAGCGCATAGCTACACCTATATTGAAGGTCGCACAAGCAGCACGTAGTATTGGACAAGGTGAATTTGAGAACGAGATTACTGTTGATAGCGATAATGAAGTCGGTGTTCTTGCTGAAGAATTCAATGTGATGCGTCGGAACCTAAAAAATGCCGTTGATCGATTAACACAAGAAGAGAAAAAACTCACGGCTATTGTGGACAATCTCGGTGAAGGGTTGATTGTTGTTGATTCGACTGGACGCGTACTCTACGTCAATCCTGTAGCCGAACGTCTACTGAATTTAGGGAATACCGTTGACTACGAAAATTTTATCGCTGTTGATACAGCAAACAGTAAAATCTGTTGGACAAAAACATTGGAAAGAGGAGGAACCCCAAAGACGGATAGAAGAACTGTTAATATGAAAATATTGTCCTTTGCTCGGCGTGAGATGACACAACATCAAACAGGCTTTGCGAATGCCACAGGTGCATTCGTCGTCGAAGTGGATGTCAATGGAAACTATCAACAGGACGGCGACAGTTCTCGAGTACTCCGCATCATAGCAAGCCATTTTTCTGATGAACATAATAACATCGGTGGCACCGTTTATGTCTTTGATGACATTACGAATGAACACGAAATAGAAAAAATGAAATCGGAGTTCGTTTCACTTGTGTCCCATGAATTGCGAACCCCGCTAACGTCTATCATTGGATTTATTTCGCTAATACTTGATGGGAAAACCGGTAGAATTAATCAGAAACAGCGCGAAAGTTTGAGTCGTGCCCATCGCCAGTCGAAACGGCTTGCCGCTCTTATTAACGACCTCCTTGATGTCTCCCGAATTGAAGCGGGACGTATCGAGATGAAGCAGGAGCGGGTACAAATAGACAGGATCGCCAAACGCCGGATCGAAGAGCTCCGTCCACAAGCGGACCAGAAAGCCATCTCTCTGCTTTTTGAGAGGCAATCTAATCTGCCATCTATGATTGGGGATGCAGACCGAATTGGGCAAATTTTTATTAACCTCCTCGGAAATGCTATCAAATTCACACCAGATAATGGGAAAGTGACGGTAAGGATATCACAGTCTCTGCAGAATGGGAACGCAACCGACGGATTTCATGTTGAAGTCATTGATACGGGTCCAGGAATTCCACCTGAGGATAGAGAAAAGGTTTTTGACAAGTTCCGACAACTCGGGAGCATCCAAGCGCGAAAACCACAAAGCGGCTCTGGTTTGGGACTTTCGATTGCCGCTGGGATAGTTGAAGCACACGGCGGACGATTATGGGTGGATAGCGGAGATAACGGACGTGGGTGCAACTTCCAGTTTTTTGTGCCGTTGGAAAAAGGGAAAAATGGCTGA